In the genome of Felis catus isolate Fca126 chromosome E1, F.catus_Fca126_mat1.0, whole genome shotgun sequence, the window ACATATGATATTCCCTGTGAAATACATTCATCtgaaaatggagattaaaatgTGTGGGCGCCTGTATCAGACTCCAACGGACACTGCATGTGATATGCAGTCTATGTATGAATCCCTATATTGGGAACACTgcacaataaaacaaagacaatatGGGATGCCGTATGGTATAGGATTTATTAAGAAATATAAGTGAGACTCCCTGCATCTAAGGAGACATTGAAAGAGACCATGACAGGAAGAAAGCAGCATACAAGAACCAAGAGTacactgagaaagaaaacatattagaGTAGACTTTTCATAGTTGCAAAAACCTGTATGTCAATTATGAGGATTTGTTTCTCTAAGGTACTTCGAGGGACAGGATGAAGATCTTGACTATGCACTCAAAACAGGCCTCATGACAGGATCAGAATGCATGAAGCTGGCAGGTGACCCATAAGAGGATGGAAGAAGAGAATCAGGGAGAGGGAGTCCACACTTTATCAAGCTGATTCACAAGCTtgtaaaaaagagagataaataacAGAGATATTGGGTATTGCATGCTGGCTTTCTGCAACGTTGAGCAGTGACTATTTCCCAAATGGTAAATCAGATGGTGGTTCTTGGCGAGGCAATCAGCAGCAGGAAGGCTGGCAGCAGGATCCAGAGCCCTGGGCTAGGCACCCAGGCAGGCAGCAGCAGGTGGGGTGGTAGCAGGTTCTCGTGCAGTACACAGGGGTACAGCAAACTGGCTGGCAGCAGTGGGACCCACAGCAGTTTTGTCCACAGCCGCTGGACCCACAacagctgggctggcagcagttggtcctgcagcaggtggtTTGACAGCAAGTTgggcggcagcaaggctggcagcagctggaacCACAGCCGCTAGACCCACCGCAGTTGTGTCCACAGCCGCTGGACCCACAGCAGCTGGGCTGAcagcaggtggtccggcagcaggtggtGTGACAACAAGTTgggcggcagcaaggctggcagcagctcgACCCACAGCCGCTAGACCCACCGCAGTTGTGTCCACAGCCGCTGGACCCacagcagctgggctggcagcaggtggtccggcagcaggtggtTTGACAGCAAGTTgggcggcagcaaggctggcagcagctcgACCCACAGCCGCTGGACCCACAGctgctgggctggcagcaggtggtccggcaACAGGTGGTCCTGCAGCACGTAGGCTG includes:
- the LOC123382018 gene encoding keratin-associated protein 9-8-like, with protein sequence MTHSCCSSCCQPTCCRTTCCRTTCCQPSSCGSSGCGSSCCQPCCRPTCCQTTCCRTTCCQPSCCGSSGCGHNCGGSSGCGSSCCQPCCRPTCCHTTCCRTTCCQPSCCGSSGCGHNCGGSSGCGSSCCQPCCRPTCCQTTCCRTNCCQPSCCGSSGCGQNCCGSHCCQPVCCTPVYCTRTCYHPTCCCLPGCLAQGSGSCCQPSCC